From one Babylonia areolata isolate BAREFJ2019XMU chromosome 35, ASM4173473v1, whole genome shotgun sequence genomic stretch:
- the LOC143277990 gene encoding serine beta-lactamase-like protein LACTB, mitochondrial: MAIVARAMENGVLDLDKPVQVYVPQFPEKSVNGEKVKVTTRQLLCHLSGVRHYSKNYMKQKSTASPPPDGATSKAEDSQKAAAASSEPDEYENAEYYIKNKFESTQAALALFKDDPLVHKPGTKYLYSTHAWTLVAAVVEGATKTKLPVLFRRLFRDLGLGNTYLDENDPLIYNRARNYIRNKNGTLINAPYVDCSYKYAGGGLLSTMPDLLQFAHIMLYSYQYQEPVTESLSAQGKGGKARSEASTTGTVPASSSSGKPGYLRPSTVREMWTPVELAKSVEEEGIFYGLGWAVMPGNLTAAAASVGGENPMYVQHTGGAIGASSVLLILPAQGGGGGEGGASASLPAGVCVAMAVNMIDVSLRKTALQIAQLFERVSDE, translated from the exons ATGGCCATTGTCGCCAGAGCCATGGAAAATGGTGTCCTTGACCTTGATAAACCGGTGCAAGTTTATGTTCCGCAGTTTCCAGAAAAGTCAGTCAATGGAGAAAAG GTGAAGGTGACCACACGACAGCTGCTTTGTCACCTGAGCGGGGTCCGTCACTACAGCAAAAATTACATGAAACAGAAATCCACAGCCAGCCCTCCACCAGATGGCGCCACATCCAAGGCAGAGGACAGCCAGAAAGCAGCGGCAGCGTCCAGTGAACCTGACGAGTATGAGAATGCAGAGTATTACATCAAAAACAAGTTTGAGTCGACACAGGCAGCTCTTGCTCTGTTCAAGGATGACCCTTTGGTCCACAAGCctg gcacGAAGTACCTCTACTCCACACATGCCTGGACGCTGGTCGCGGCCGTTGTAGAGGGCGCCACCAAAACAAAGCTTCCAGTCCTTTTCCGCCGTCTCTTCCGTGACCTTGGCCTTGGCAACACGTACCTGGATGAAAATGATCCATTGATCTACAACCGTGCCAG gaATTATATACGAAACAAGAATGGCACCCTTATCAATGCACCATACGTAGATTGCTCCTATAAGTACGCTGGAGGCGGTTTGCTGTCAACAATGCCAGATCTTCTGCAGTTTGCTCACATCATGTTATACAGTTACCAGTACCAAGAGCCAGTGACTGAAAGTCTTTCTGCCCAGGGAAAAG GCGGCAAGGCCAGAAGCGAAGCCAGCACGACAGGCACTGTCCCTGCCTCGTCCAGCAGTGGAAAGCCAGGGTACCTCCGGCCCAGCACAGTCCGGGAGATGTGGACCCCGGTGGAGCTGGCAAAgtctgtggaggaggaggggattttctatgggctgggctgggctgtgatGCCGGGAAACCTGACCGCCGCTGCTGCCAGCGTGGGTGGGGAAAACCCCATGTACGTCCAGCACACAGGGGGGGCCATTGGGGCATCAAGTGTCTTGCTGATTCTGCCCgctcagggtggtggtggtggggagggaggggcgtcgGCCTCACTGCCCGCAGGGGTGTGTGTGGCTATGGCCGTGAACATGATTGATGTCAGTCTGCGTAAAACAGCCCTTCAGATTGCGCAGCTCTTTGAACGGGTGTCGGATGAGtga